The Candidatus Koribacter versatilis Ellin345 genome has a segment encoding these proteins:
- a CDS encoding alpha-N-arabinofuranosidase yields MSTRRDFLRSTAIGAAGLALTRFSLPSLAQSRSVDSRIEVLLDEPLGTISPNIYGHFTENLAGVFYDGIWVGENSKVPNVGGLRKAVIDHMRKIKAPVIRFPGGCFADTYDWRDGIGPREKRPRRPNFWGNGDPKQNVKHKYDPNEVGTDEFMHFCREIGAQGYLAANVRSLPAEQFQQWVDYCNSPAGSTTLAETRATNGSREPYKVEFWGVGNESWGCGGDFEPGQYAMEFRRYATWVPGFGMNLKFIASGPNVEDYHWTSGFFEAMQKRMGSLHMVYGWALHHYAWNLSRGKTNDWDKGKGEAVNFDATDWYELMKEGQRMEGLIEGHWQVMGETDHEHRVKLVVDEWGPWYRPGSEATPGDALEQMPTLRDAVFSGMTLDIFNRHPEKVAMANCAQLINCLNSLYLAHEDNFTVTPVGHVFDMYAPHQGGQSLRTIFSSPQVKYERDGTPATFWGLRGAASLTGKKLFVTAVNPDTSSPRESEIAIRGASAASGTLTVLSAPDIHAHNTFEHPDAVVPRRNELKVNGATVSLVIPPASVVAIELELS; encoded by the coding sequence ATGAGCACTCGCCGTGATTTCCTTCGTTCCACTGCCATTGGCGCTGCTGGATTGGCGCTGACCCGTTTCTCGCTGCCGTCGCTCGCGCAAAGCCGCAGCGTCGATTCCCGGATCGAGGTGCTGCTCGACGAACCGCTCGGGACCATCTCGCCGAACATTTACGGTCACTTCACCGAGAACCTGGCCGGGGTGTTTTACGACGGAATCTGGGTTGGCGAGAATTCGAAGGTCCCGAACGTCGGCGGGCTGCGTAAGGCCGTGATCGACCACATGCGCAAGATCAAGGCCCCCGTGATTAGATTCCCAGGCGGATGCTTTGCCGACACCTACGACTGGCGCGACGGCATCGGCCCACGCGAAAAGCGGCCGCGGCGCCCGAACTTCTGGGGCAATGGCGACCCGAAGCAAAACGTAAAGCACAAGTACGACCCCAATGAGGTTGGTACCGACGAGTTCATGCATTTCTGCCGCGAGATTGGCGCACAGGGATATCTTGCAGCCAACGTGCGCAGCCTTCCCGCGGAGCAATTCCAGCAGTGGGTGGATTATTGCAATTCGCCTGCGGGGAGCACGACGCTGGCGGAAACGCGCGCGACGAACGGCTCGCGTGAGCCTTACAAGGTGGAGTTCTGGGGCGTGGGGAACGAGTCTTGGGGATGCGGCGGCGACTTCGAGCCCGGCCAATATGCGATGGAATTTCGCCGCTACGCCACGTGGGTGCCAGGCTTCGGAATGAACTTGAAATTCATTGCCTCCGGGCCAAACGTGGAGGACTACCACTGGACCAGCGGCTTCTTCGAGGCGATGCAGAAGCGGATGGGCTCCCTGCACATGGTCTATGGCTGGGCGCTCCACCATTACGCCTGGAACCTGAGCCGCGGCAAAACCAACGACTGGGACAAGGGCAAAGGCGAAGCTGTGAACTTCGACGCCACCGATTGGTACGAGCTGATGAAGGAAGGTCAGCGCATGGAAGGTCTGATCGAGGGACACTGGCAGGTGATGGGTGAAACCGATCACGAGCATCGCGTAAAGCTAGTAGTGGACGAGTGGGGCCCCTGGTACCGCCCGGGCAGCGAAGCAACTCCCGGGGATGCGCTGGAGCAGATGCCAACCCTCCGCGACGCGGTGTTCAGTGGCATGACCCTCGATATCTTCAACCGCCATCCTGAAAAAGTGGCGATGGCGAACTGCGCGCAGCTCATCAACTGTCTGAACAGTTTGTACCTGGCGCATGAAGACAATTTCACGGTGACTCCAGTTGGGCACGTGTTCGATATGTATGCGCCTCACCAGGGCGGACAGTCGCTGCGCACGATCTTCTCTTCACCGCAGGTGAAGTACGAGCGCGACGGCACACCGGCGACCTTCTGGGGGCTGCGCGGTGCCGCGTCTTTAACCGGGAAAAAACTCTTCGTCACGGCGGTCAATCCGGATACCAGCTCACCACGAGAAAGCGAGATTGCGATCCGCGGGGCGAGCGCGGCTTCTGGCACGCTGACCGTGCTCTCGGCGCCCGACATCCACGCGCACAACACCTTTGAACATCCGGATGCGGTAGTACCCCGTCGGAATGAATTGAAGGTGAATGGCGCGACGGTGTCGCTCGTGATTCCGCCAGCCTCCGTGGTCGCAATCGAATTGGAACTGAGTTGA
- a CDS encoding LacI family DNA-binding transcriptional regulator, with protein MDIREIAKRAKVSTATVSRTINRVPTVDPKLAKRVWRVVDELGYFPNTQARALVSGRSRILGLVVSEITNPFFPEIVQVFENIAVQNNYEILLTSTGHDPVRMEIAVRRMIEHRVEGVALMTFGMEESLLENLKRRKIPMVIVDVGPPRPLVSNIRVDYQHGIRQAVQHLAALRHHRIAFISGPLRLPSARARLDAFKNAMHELDLPAHDELWVEGTHTIEGGVEAAGRLLSLPSRPTAIMCSNDMTALGVMRKSHELGIHIPHDLSLIGFDNIHISEFVLPPLTTIEMSQAELATLAFNALLAELQRKTPNPNGTEYALETHLILRESTARPKQEADNAKKKKAAR; from the coding sequence ATGGATATTCGGGAGATTGCGAAGAGGGCAAAAGTTTCGACCGCCACGGTCTCGCGGACGATTAACCGCGTCCCAACCGTGGATCCGAAACTGGCCAAGCGCGTCTGGCGGGTCGTTGATGAGCTCGGCTATTTCCCGAACACCCAGGCGCGCGCCCTGGTGTCAGGGCGGAGCCGAATCCTCGGCTTGGTGGTCTCGGAAATCACCAATCCGTTCTTCCCGGAAATCGTGCAGGTCTTCGAAAACATCGCTGTCCAGAACAACTACGAGATCTTGCTCACCTCTACGGGGCACGATCCCGTGCGGATGGAAATCGCAGTCCGGCGGATGATTGAGCACCGCGTGGAAGGTGTGGCACTGATGACCTTCGGGATGGAAGAGTCGCTTCTGGAAAACCTGAAGCGGCGGAAAATTCCGATGGTGATTGTGGACGTGGGGCCGCCGCGTCCGCTGGTGAGCAATATCCGCGTGGATTACCAGCATGGCATACGGCAGGCTGTCCAGCACCTCGCCGCTCTCCGACATCACAGGATCGCGTTTATCTCAGGACCGCTGCGGCTGCCATCGGCGCGGGCGAGGCTTGATGCGTTTAAGAACGCCATGCACGAACTGGACTTGCCGGCACATGATGAGTTGTGGGTGGAAGGTACGCATACCATCGAGGGCGGAGTCGAAGCTGCAGGGCGCCTGCTCTCGCTCCCCTCGCGGCCGACGGCAATTATGTGCTCGAACGACATGACGGCGCTGGGAGTCATGCGCAAGAGCCACGAACTCGGCATCCACATTCCGCACGACCTCTCGCTCATCGGCTTCGACAACATTCACATTTCCGAGTTCGTGCTGCCTCCGCTGACGACGATAGAGATGTCTCAGGCGGAGCTGGCAACGCTGGCATTTAATGCGTTACTCGCCGAGCTGCAACGCAAAACGCCGAACCCGAATGGAACGGAATACGCGCTGGAGACACACCTGATCTTGCGCGAGTCCACCGCACGTCCAAAGCAGGAAGCGGATAACGCAAAGAAGAAAAAGGCCGCGCGGTAA
- a CDS encoding inorganic phosphate transporter: MYLVSEALRLMKKQPSIQISAADWKILDNYKKNHIDVATKFIPGWVKVAVAIALGLGTMVGWKRIVVTVGEKIGKDHLTYGQGAAAEITAMATIGAADWFGLPVSTTHVLSSGVAGTMAANHSGLQWGTVRNLLLAWVLTLPVSIMLSGFLFWCFRHIAA; the protein is encoded by the coding sequence ATGTATCTCGTGAGTGAAGCGCTGCGCTTGATGAAAAAGCAACCGAGCATCCAGATTTCCGCGGCAGACTGGAAGATCCTCGACAACTACAAGAAGAACCATATTGATGTCGCCACGAAGTTCATCCCCGGATGGGTGAAGGTCGCGGTCGCCATCGCACTCGGACTTGGAACGATGGTGGGCTGGAAGCGCATTGTCGTCACGGTTGGAGAGAAGATCGGCAAAGATCACCTTACCTACGGTCAAGGCGCTGCGGCGGAAATCACTGCCATGGCGACGATCGGAGCAGCCGATTGGTTCGGCTTACCGGTGAGTACCACGCACGTGCTGTCTTCGGGAGTCGCCGGAACGATGGCAGCAAACCATTCCGGCTTGCAGTGGGGCACGGTGCGCAACCTGTTGCTGGCCTGGGTGCTCACCCTGCCGGTCTCGATCATGTTGTCCGGATTTTTGTTCTGGTGCTTCCGGCACATCGCGGCGTAA
- a CDS encoding IPT/TIG domain-containing protein: protein MKSSKVELQLCLAIVLCLLACTPLFAAAPTLNSISPKSAPLNTAVTLQLVGANFASNSQVYFNGNAVPTTFSSTTVLQASVPAASVATPGNFAVTVTTPSMGTSAALMFTSYVALPNNSMAYSAATGQLYVSVPSTAGMPYGNSVVAIDPVTGAITKSIFVGSEPNKMAVSADGTVLWVGLDGSSAVRQVSLTAGTAGAKITLGSNTGTNAPPVALSLAALPGSPNSFVVSMTAPLGGTVVAIYDNATRRANTWSASTYSGNALQTNATTSEVYVGGPTYYQPLSYSATGLSVPRLGSSGNFTGSTDDLQVVNGEVYTDLGALYDAETGARNGSLLNGSNLAAGPTFTDTPLGKTFVFDSPTANKYTQVQVFTTSTSALAATFPLNLASNTTGTPSHLLRWGTNGLAVRDNVAIYAFRSAQVTNLAGINADLSVTLAQSGTPTTGNSITYTATVKNAGPATSTNVAFTAQAPATASIVSITPTVGSCSKLNGLSCNLGSLATGATTTVTVVAKQMLAGSVVLNAQVFGSENDPNLANNQASTSVLTITGNPYNGVPTITSISPAAIQAGSGTTMVTVTGTGFSTAASILIDGTALATTVLSSTQATAMVPSTKLASLGWSKINVSNPAPGGGVSYVLPLSVFKVLSAGANHIVYEPFSRKLIASIGAGGSGFTANSVTTIIPDTATVGTTMLLGAAPTSLAVTSDGQALYATLPSVPSVARFNLLAQKLDFTYTVPKGSSFTGTINLRGVSTQPGNVNTVALDLGASNGIGIYDFNSTTKTAALRGSNTGNYTGSCVRYSDSTNLMAFDSDSNLTFNHFAVPAAGFAYSNPTQYSTWSLASFNCFQMNGGYAFANKGGAAIPVSAATTEVGVFKPIPNVTTSTMQVVAPDVSLHVVFYLAQTHSLSSTSAVDGLVTYNQTTYMPNTTIPMGLDLIENTTSFGGVDLVRWGQDGLAALTSTGKIYLLRGGAVVPQLLSTRTAATLTSASVTSVTHGSGNLLISVVGTNFQSGMVLTWNGNYRTTNVTDATHATVAIPASDFASIGAGTITAVNAGAPASSGLSITIN, encoded by the coding sequence ATGAAAAGCTCGAAAGTTGAGCTTCAACTTTGTCTCGCGATCGTCCTGTGCTTGCTTGCATGCACTCCTCTGTTCGCCGCTGCGCCAACGTTGAACTCCATCTCTCCAAAGTCCGCACCGCTGAATACCGCGGTCACGCTCCAGTTGGTCGGAGCGAATTTCGCCTCGAACTCGCAGGTCTATTTCAACGGCAACGCCGTTCCGACGACCTTTAGCAGCACTACGGTGCTGCAAGCTTCCGTCCCCGCTGCGAGTGTGGCCACTCCGGGGAATTTTGCAGTGACGGTGACGACGCCCTCCATGGGCACCAGCGCGGCGTTGATGTTCACCTCTTATGTCGCGCTGCCCAACAACAGCATGGCGTATAGCGCCGCGACAGGTCAGTTGTACGTGTCGGTACCGAGCACCGCGGGCATGCCCTACGGCAATTCGGTGGTGGCGATCGACCCTGTGACCGGCGCGATCACGAAGTCGATCTTCGTCGGCAGCGAGCCTAACAAGATGGCAGTGAGCGCCGATGGCACCGTGCTCTGGGTAGGACTCGACGGCAGCTCCGCTGTGCGCCAGGTTAGTCTGACCGCCGGCACCGCCGGGGCAAAGATTACGCTGGGCTCAAACACCGGTACGAATGCACCGCCGGTTGCGCTGTCTCTAGCGGCACTGCCGGGATCGCCGAATTCGTTCGTGGTTTCCATGACCGCCCCGTTGGGCGGAACGGTTGTCGCGATTTACGACAACGCGACGCGCCGCGCGAATACGTGGAGTGCCTCGACTTACTCTGGAAATGCATTGCAGACGAATGCAACGACCTCTGAGGTGTATGTCGGCGGTCCGACCTACTACCAACCTCTTTCTTATAGCGCGACCGGATTGAGCGTTCCGAGGCTCGGTTCCTCGGGCAACTTCACCGGCAGCACAGACGACCTGCAGGTTGTGAATGGCGAAGTCTATACCGATCTTGGCGCGCTCTACGACGCGGAGACCGGTGCGCGGAATGGTTCGCTTCTGAATGGTTCGAACCTCGCCGCGGGTCCCACTTTCACCGACACGCCGCTCGGCAAGACGTTTGTGTTCGACAGCCCGACCGCGAACAAGTACACGCAGGTGCAGGTTTTCACCACGAGCACTTCGGCGTTGGCTGCAACCTTCCCGTTGAACCTCGCTTCGAACACCACCGGCACGCCGTCGCACTTGTTACGCTGGGGCACAAATGGCCTGGCAGTGCGCGACAATGTGGCGATCTATGCGTTCCGCTCTGCGCAGGTCACGAACCTCGCGGGGATCAATGCAGACCTCAGCGTCACCCTCGCGCAGAGTGGCACGCCGACCACCGGTAATTCCATCACCTACACCGCGACGGTGAAGAACGCCGGACCGGCCACCTCTACGAATGTCGCCTTCACGGCCCAGGCTCCTGCGACAGCGAGCATCGTTTCCATTACGCCGACCGTCGGCTCGTGTTCCAAGCTGAACGGCCTGAGCTGCAATCTCGGCAGTCTCGCGACCGGGGCAACCACGACAGTTACGGTTGTGGCAAAACAGATGCTCGCCGGGTCCGTGGTGCTCAACGCGCAAGTCTTTGGTTCGGAGAACGACCCCAACCTGGCAAACAACCAGGCTTCGACGTCAGTTCTCACCATCACCGGTAACCCTTATAACGGGGTTCCGACGATCACCTCGATTTCCCCCGCTGCCATTCAAGCGGGCTCGGGCACTACCATGGTCACGGTTACCGGAACGGGCTTCTCGACGGCAGCGTCGATCTTGATTGACGGCACTGCACTCGCGACGACCGTCCTCAGCAGCACGCAAGCCACAGCTATGGTTCCTTCGACCAAGTTGGCGAGCCTGGGTTGGAGCAAGATCAACGTTTCCAATCCAGCGCCGGGCGGCGGAGTTTCCTACGTGCTGCCACTTTCAGTATTCAAAGTGCTGAGCGCAGGTGCGAATCACATCGTCTATGAGCCGTTCAGCCGCAAGCTGATTGCCAGCATTGGCGCCGGCGGCAGCGGATTCACTGCGAATTCGGTGACAACGATCATCCCCGACACGGCGACGGTTGGCACGACCATGTTGCTCGGCGCCGCGCCGACCAGCCTGGCGGTCACATCCGATGGACAGGCTCTGTACGCGACCTTGCCGAGTGTGCCGAGCGTGGCGCGCTTCAACCTGCTCGCACAGAAGCTCGACTTCACGTACACGGTGCCGAAGGGTTCATCCTTCACTGGCACGATTAACCTCCGCGGCGTTTCTACGCAACCGGGGAATGTGAACACCGTCGCTCTGGATCTTGGCGCGAGCAACGGCATCGGCATTTACGACTTCAACTCCACGACGAAGACGGCTGCGTTGCGTGGAAGCAATACCGGCAACTACACCGGTTCCTGCGTTCGTTATTCCGATTCGACGAACCTGATGGCGTTTGACTCGGACAGCAACCTGACGTTCAACCACTTCGCAGTGCCCGCGGCCGGGTTTGCCTATAGCAATCCGACGCAGTACAGCACCTGGTCGCTGGCCAGCTTCAATTGCTTCCAGATGAACGGCGGCTATGCCTTCGCGAACAAGGGCGGAGCGGCCATCCCGGTATCCGCGGCGACGACGGAGGTCGGCGTCTTCAAGCCGATCCCGAACGTCACGACCTCGACCATGCAGGTTGTGGCGCCGGACGTTTCGCTGCACGTGGTCTTCTATCTGGCGCAGACACATTCACTTTCCAGCACGAGCGCGGTAGACGGCTTGGTGACCTACAACCAGACGACGTACATGCCGAACACGACGATCCCGATGGGCCTGGACCTGATCGAAAACACGACGTCGTTCGGTGGCGTGGATTTAGTGCGCTGGGGGCAGGATGGCTTGGCCGCGTTGACTAGCACCGGTAAGATCTACTTGCTGCGCGGCGGCGCCGTGGTTCCGCAACTGCTTTCGACGCGCACGGCGGCAACGCTGACGTCGGCATCGGTTACGTCGGTGACACATGGTTCGGGCAACCTGTTGATCAGTGTGGTGGGCACGAACTTCCAGAGCGGTATGGTGCTGACCTGGAATGGCAACTATCGCACGACAAACGTGACGGACGCGACGCATGCAACGGTTGCGATTCCGGCATCGGATTTTGCGAGCATCGGAGCCGGAACGATTACGGCAGTGAACGCGGGGGCTCCGGCTTCCTCGGGCCTGTCCATCACCATCAACTAG
- a CDS encoding sugar phosphate isomerase/epimerase family protein, which translates to MITRRCFLATSVSAITASLLSEAVPLFGGTTPNIQFPTQPRERIAIASYPFRDFIDLPPGEKPEGPQHPRIPLKDFPAHVISKFNVNKVELWTGHFPSAEQSYLRELRQALDKAKAKVVNLAVDGEHSPYSPDAEERKKAIAFSKQWIDAATFLGSPSVRTNLPDAKGAAPDLNVMAGSLTQVVEYAASKNVVVHLENDNPISEDPFFLVKLVEKVNSPWLHTLPDFCNSLTAKPAQYAYDGVNAMFSHAYGMCHVKAMENDRDGKPVHVDMARTFGFLKQHGYKGFCSMEYDSPGDPYAGTSELIETTLKFLA; encoded by the coding sequence ATGATTACTCGACGGTGTTTCCTCGCAACTTCCGTCAGCGCAATTACGGCTTCGCTCCTCAGCGAAGCCGTCCCGCTTTTTGGCGGAACAACTCCGAACATCCAATTTCCTACGCAACCGCGCGAGCGGATCGCGATCGCATCGTATCCATTTCGCGATTTCATCGATTTGCCACCCGGCGAAAAGCCGGAGGGCCCGCAGCATCCGCGTATCCCGCTCAAGGACTTTCCGGCGCACGTGATATCGAAGTTCAATGTCAACAAAGTTGAGCTGTGGACGGGGCACTTCCCATCAGCCGAACAGAGCTATCTGCGAGAGCTTCGGCAGGCGCTCGATAAAGCCAAGGCGAAGGTAGTAAATCTCGCGGTGGATGGTGAGCATAGCCCGTACTCGCCCGATGCCGAGGAGCGCAAGAAGGCAATCGCTTTCAGTAAGCAGTGGATTGACGCCGCGACTTTCCTCGGCTCGCCAAGTGTTCGCACCAATCTTCCCGATGCGAAGGGAGCCGCTCCGGACTTAAACGTAATGGCTGGGAGTCTCACCCAGGTTGTGGAGTATGCGGCGTCGAAGAATGTCGTTGTGCATCTCGAGAACGACAACCCGATCAGCGAAGACCCCTTCTTTCTGGTGAAACTGGTTGAGAAAGTGAACAGCCCATGGCTGCACACGCTGCCGGACTTCTGCAACAGCTTGACTGCCAAGCCCGCGCAATATGCGTACGACGGCGTGAATGCGATGTTCAGCCATGCGTATGGCATGTGTCATGTGAAGGCTATGGAGAACGACCGCGATGGCAAGCCGGTGCACGTGGACATGGCGCGCACCTTTGGGTTCCTCAAGCAGCACGGCTATAAAGGATTCTGCTCGATGGAATACGACAGCCCCGGCGATCCGTACGCCGGCACGTCGGAACTCATCGAGACCACGCTGAAGTTTCTGGCGTGA
- a CDS encoding SDR family oxidoreductase, with protein MFAKDLLQGKRALITGGGTGLGKAMARRFLELGATVYICGRREEVLRGTCEELTSATGGEIHGIPCDVRDLAAVDTMITQIWNDGPLDILVNNAAGNFLAKTEELSPRAWEAVIGIVLNGTINLTMACGRRWLAEKKPANVLSIVATYASTGSGSGYVVPSAVAKAGVLALMRSLAVEWGPRGIRLNAIAPGPVPTEGAFSRLIPSDQLEEIAKQRVPMRRFGRPEEIADLAAFLVSDGAGYINGEVVTIDGGEWLQGAGEFNYVGQMMTDEMWAMFKPGKKRRE; from the coding sequence ATGTTCGCGAAAGACTTGCTTCAGGGAAAACGCGCACTCATCACGGGCGGCGGCACGGGCCTCGGCAAAGCGATGGCACGGCGGTTTCTCGAACTCGGCGCGACGGTGTACATCTGCGGGCGTCGCGAAGAAGTGCTGCGCGGAACCTGCGAAGAGCTGACGTCAGCGACTGGGGGCGAGATTCACGGCATTCCCTGCGATGTACGAGATCTCGCGGCGGTAGACACAATGATCACGCAGATCTGGAACGATGGCCCGCTCGATATTCTTGTGAACAACGCCGCCGGGAATTTTCTGGCGAAAACCGAGGAACTCTCTCCGCGCGCGTGGGAGGCCGTGATTGGAATCGTGCTCAACGGAACGATCAATCTGACGATGGCATGCGGACGTCGCTGGCTGGCGGAGAAGAAACCCGCGAACGTGCTGAGCATCGTCGCCACCTATGCTTCTACCGGCTCAGGCTCGGGCTATGTGGTTCCGTCGGCGGTCGCGAAAGCCGGAGTGTTGGCGCTTATGCGCAGCCTCGCTGTCGAGTGGGGACCTCGGGGTATTCGTCTCAACGCGATCGCGCCGGGGCCGGTGCCGACGGAAGGCGCCTTCTCGCGATTGATTCCAAGCGATCAACTAGAAGAAATCGCAAAGCAACGCGTGCCAATGCGGCGCTTCGGACGACCGGAAGAGATTGCAGATCTCGCAGCGTTTCTCGTGAGCGACGGTGCCGGCTACATCAACGGCGAGGTTGTCACCATCGACGGTGGCGAGTGGCTGCAAGGCGCGGGCGAGTTCAACTACGTCGGACAGATGATGACCGACGAAATGTGGGCGATGTTTAAGCCCGGCAAAAAGCGCCGCGAATAA
- a CDS encoding C45 family autoproteolytic acyltransferase/hydolase yields MRKSIAALAGIALAGAVLWLPIVRTVRAEGQPAELKKAYRQPAKNGWTYVHIEGTPHELGFQSGYLLANEVQDTLHVVQLEAAHDYKKDWQFFRDAAQNMMWPHIEKEYRNELQGIADGATAHGVKIDVWDVVAMNAALEWSYYVKVYDKQHGITTTAKLGTPEHCSAFVATGKYTKDGKVVIAHNNWTTYLEGERWTIIYDIQPTNGKRMLMDGLPGFIHSADDFVVNSAGIAITETTIGHFEGYDPNAIPEFVRARKAAQYATNVDDFARIMKDGNNGGYANAWLVADERNNEVARLELGLKNVTLERTKDGYFVGSNFPINEKLIKEEASSYDVNNMSESSNARHVRWEQLMAENKGKIDLAAAQKFEADHYDTFEKKEDPDERTLDGHIELSPRGSGDWVPPFGTAGAVQNKAADSGMIAKMSFSAAAGHACGKDFKAADHLAKHPEYDWQKPLQRDMDAYPWTTFASK; encoded by the coding sequence ATGCGTAAATCTATTGCAGCATTGGCGGGCATCGCTCTCGCGGGCGCGGTCTTGTGGCTGCCCATCGTTCGTACCGTGCGCGCAGAGGGCCAACCTGCCGAACTGAAGAAGGCCTACCGTCAACCGGCGAAGAACGGCTGGACCTACGTTCACATCGAAGGCACGCCGCATGAGCTCGGCTTCCAGAGTGGCTACCTGCTTGCGAATGAAGTTCAGGACACTCTGCACGTCGTCCAACTTGAGGCCGCGCACGACTATAAGAAAGACTGGCAATTCTTCCGCGATGCCGCGCAGAACATGATGTGGCCGCACATCGAGAAGGAATATCGCAACGAACTTCAGGGCATCGCCGATGGGGCCACCGCGCATGGCGTGAAGATAGATGTATGGGACGTGGTCGCAATGAACGCGGCGCTGGAGTGGAGCTACTACGTCAAGGTCTACGACAAGCAGCACGGCATTACCACGACAGCAAAGCTCGGGACGCCGGAGCACTGCAGCGCCTTCGTCGCGACCGGCAAATATACGAAGGACGGCAAGGTCGTTATCGCCCACAACAACTGGACGACCTATCTTGAAGGCGAGCGCTGGACGATCATCTATGACATCCAGCCTACGAATGGCAAGCGCATGCTCATGGATGGTCTGCCGGGCTTCATTCACAGCGCCGACGATTTCGTTGTGAACTCTGCGGGTATCGCGATCACCGAGACTACGATCGGACACTTTGAAGGCTACGATCCGAACGCCATCCCCGAGTTCGTGCGCGCACGTAAAGCCGCACAGTATGCAACGAACGTTGATGATTTCGCCCGCATTATGAAAGACGGCAACAATGGAGGCTATGCGAATGCCTGGCTCGTTGCCGATGAGAGAAACAACGAAGTCGCCCGCCTTGAGCTTGGCTTGAAAAACGTAACGTTGGAACGCACGAAGGATGGATATTTTGTGGGATCAAACTTCCCGATCAACGAGAAGCTGATCAAGGAAGAAGCGTCGAGCTACGACGTGAACAACATGAGTGAGAGCTCGAATGCTCGCCACGTGCGATGGGAACAGCTCATGGCAGAGAACAAGGGCAAAATAGATCTCGCCGCCGCGCAAAAATTCGAAGCCGATCACTACGACACCTTCGAGAAGAAAGAAGACCCCGATGAGCGCACGCTGGACGGGCACATCGAGCTTTCGCCGCGCGGATCTGGCGATTGGGTGCCGCCGTTCGGTACCGCCGGTGCGGTGCAGAACAAAGCCGCCGACTCCGGGATGATTGCCAAGATGAGCTTCTCGGCAGCAGCGGGGCACGCGTGCGGGAAGGACTTCAAGGCCGCCGACCATCTCGCGAAGCATCCGGAATACGACTGGCAGAAGCCATTGCAGCGCGACATGGATGCATATCCGTGGACGACGTTCGCGTCGAAATAA
- a CDS encoding glycosyltransferase family protein, with protein sequence MANILYGVNGEGAGHSTRSREVLAHLVKAGHNVHVASFDRGLQNLRDEFDVTEIYGFRFAYVNNRVRYNRTIAKNLFTAPKAARSSHHLVKLAEEWKIDLVITDFEPLTCHVAHRRHLPVITIDNQHCLTNTLVSYPKEFRRDAAAAKLVCRLMTPRVDASLVTSFFVPKVKKAKTFIFPPILRQEILSAKPTEGNAILVYVTSPAPALAKTLAGVRAEFIAYGFGREGREANITYKKPSITGFLADLVAAKAIIANAGFSLVTEALHLGKPYLAVPVAHQFEQTFNAYWLQRMEYGAWWDDLNKERVESFLYNLPLYREKLQGYPRQGNDAILAKLDSLIEDFTAPRKRAAGPR encoded by the coding sequence ATGGCCAACATTCTTTATGGCGTAAACGGTGAGGGCGCCGGGCACTCGACGCGCTCGCGGGAAGTTTTGGCGCACCTGGTGAAAGCTGGACACAACGTCCACGTCGCCTCGTTCGATCGTGGACTGCAAAATCTGCGCGACGAATTCGACGTCACCGAGATCTATGGTTTCCGCTTCGCATATGTGAACAATCGTGTGCGCTACAACCGTACGATTGCCAAGAACCTGTTCACGGCGCCGAAGGCGGCGCGCAGCTCGCACCACCTCGTGAAGCTGGCGGAAGAGTGGAAAATCGATCTCGTCATCACCGACTTCGAGCCACTTACGTGCCATGTCGCGCATCGCCGTCATCTGCCGGTCATTACGATTGATAACCAGCACTGCCTGACAAATACGCTGGTTTCGTATCCGAAGGAGTTCCGTCGCGATGCCGCGGCTGCGAAGCTCGTCTGCCGGCTTATGACGCCACGCGTGGACGCAAGCCTGGTTACCTCTTTTTTTGTGCCGAAGGTGAAGAAGGCGAAGACGTTCATCTTTCCGCCGATCCTGCGGCAGGAAATCCTCAGCGCAAAGCCGACCGAAGGCAATGCAATCCTCGTGTACGTCACTTCCCCCGCGCCCGCGCTAGCAAAGACGCTCGCCGGAGTTCGCGCCGAGTTTATCGCTTACGGGTTTGGCCGTGAGGGACGCGAAGCGAACATCACCTATAAGAAGCCGAGCATAACGGGCTTCCTTGCCGATCTTGTCGCGGCGAAAGCCATCATCGCCAACGCCGGCTTTTCACTCGTGACCGAGGCTCTGCATCTTGGCAAGCCGTATCTCGCGGTTCCGGTCGCGCACCAATTCGAGCAGACATTCAACGCCTATTGGCTTCAACGCATGGAATACGGCGCTTGGTGGGACGACCTGAATAAAGAGCGCGTCGAATCGTTTCTTTACAACCTTCCGCTCTATCGCGAGAAGTTGCAGGGCTATCCGCGGCAGGGTAACGATGCGATCCTGGCAAAGCTCGATTCGCTGATCGAGGACTTCACGGCGCCGCGCAAACGCGCTGCAGGCCCCCGATAA